In the genome of Metabacillus litoralis, the window GAAGTGTTAGAATTACCAAATCTTATTGAGATTCAAACCTCTTCCTATCAGTGGTTTCTTGATGAGGGCTTAAGAGAGATGTTTCAAGATATTTCTCCAATTGAGGATTTCACTGGTAACCTCTCGCTAGAGTTTATTGATTATAGCTTGGGGGATCCTAAGTACCCTGTTGAGGAATCAAAAGAACGCGATGTTACCTATTCGGCGCCATTACGTGTTAAGGTTCGTTTAATTAACAAGGAAACTGGTGAAGTAAAAGATCAGGATGTCTTTATGGGAGATTTCCCTCTCATGACAGAGACAGGTACATTTGTTGTCAACGGAGCAGAGCGTGTTATCGTTTCTCAGCTAGTCCGTTCACCAAGTGTATATTACAGTGCAAAGGTCGACAAAAATGGTAAAAAAGGCTTTACTGCGACTGTTATTCCAAACCGTGGGGCTTGGTTAGAATACGAAACTGACGCCAAAGATGTTGTTTATGTGCGTATAGATCGTACTCGTAAATTACCGGTAACGGTTCTCTTACGTGCTCTTGGGTTTGGCTCTGATCAAGAAATCATCGATTTATTAGGTGAAAACGAGTACTTACGTAATACTCTTGATAAAGATAATACGGAAAGTACAGAAAAGGCTTTGCTTGAAATTTACGAGCGACTTCGTCCTGGTGAGCCACCAACTGTTGAAAATGCAAAGAGTTTATTAGACTCTAGATTTTTTGATCCAAAACGCTATGATCTAGCGAATGTTGGTCGCTATAAAATTAATAAAAAGCTTCATATTAAAAATCGTCTTTTTAATCAAAGACTAGCAGAAACTTTAGTAGATCCTGAAACAGGAGAAATCATTGCAGAAAAAGGTACAATGATTGATAGAAGAACGTTAGACCGCATTATACCGAATCTTGAAAGTGGTGTTGGATTTAAAAAAGAACACCCATCAGGCGGTGTTACTGAGGATGAAGTAACGATTCAATCTATTAAGATTTATGCACCTAATGACCCAGAAGGTGAAAAGGTTATTAATGTATTAGGTAACGCTTATGTAGAAGAAGCTGTTAAAAATATTACAGTTGCAGATATTTTATCTTCTATTAGTTACTTCTTTAACCTTCTACATGGTGTTGGTGATACAGATGATATCGATCACCTTGGAAACCGTAGATTACGTTCAGTAGGGGAATTACTGCAAAACCAGTTTAGAATTGGTTTATCAAGAATGGAACGTGTTGTTCGTGAGAGAATGTCTATTCAAGACACGAATACAATTACTCCGCAACAACTTATTAATATTCGTCCTGTAATTGCTTCTATTAAAGAGTTCTTCGGTAGCTCTCAGTTATCTCAATTTATGGATCAAACAAATCCACTAGGTGAGTTAACACATAAACGTCGTTTATCAGCATTAGGACCGGGTGGTTTAACTCGTGAACGTGCTGGCTTCGAAGTTCGTGACGTTCACTATTCTCACTATGGTCGTATGTGTCCAATTGAGACTCCAGAGGGTCCTAATATCGGGTTGATCAACTCACTTTCCTCATATGCGAAAGTAAATCGTTTCGGCTTCATCGAAACACCATATCGCCGAGTTGATCCTGAAACTGGTAAAGTAACAGCTAGAATTGACTATTTAACTGCTGATGAAGAGGATAACTATGTAGTTGCCCAAGCAAATGCTAGGTTAGCAGAAGATGGGTCATTTATAGATAATGATATTGTTGCACGTTTCCGTGGTGAAAACACAGTTGTTAATAGAGATCGTATTGACTATATGGATGTATCTCCTAAACAGGTTGTATCTGCTGCAACAGCATGTATTCCGTTCTTGGAGAATGATGA includes:
- the rpoB gene encoding DNA-directed RNA polymerase subunit beta, with amino-acid sequence MTGQLVQYGRHRQRRSYARISEVLELPNLIEIQTSSYQWFLDEGLREMFQDISPIEDFTGNLSLEFIDYSLGDPKYPVEESKERDVTYSAPLRVKVRLINKETGEVKDQDVFMGDFPLMTETGTFVVNGAERVIVSQLVRSPSVYYSAKVDKNGKKGFTATVIPNRGAWLEYETDAKDVVYVRIDRTRKLPVTVLLRALGFGSDQEIIDLLGENEYLRNTLDKDNTESTEKALLEIYERLRPGEPPTVENAKSLLDSRFFDPKRYDLANVGRYKINKKLHIKNRLFNQRLAETLVDPETGEIIAEKGTMIDRRTLDRIIPNLESGVGFKKEHPSGGVTEDEVTIQSIKIYAPNDPEGEKVINVLGNAYVEEAVKNITVADILSSISYFFNLLHGVGDTDDIDHLGNRRLRSVGELLQNQFRIGLSRMERVVRERMSIQDTNTITPQQLINIRPVIASIKEFFGSSQLSQFMDQTNPLGELTHKRRLSALGPGGLTRERAGFEVRDVHYSHYGRMCPIETPEGPNIGLINSLSSYAKVNRFGFIETPYRRVDPETGKVTARIDYLTADEEDNYVVAQANARLAEDGSFIDNDIVARFRGENTVVNRDRIDYMDVSPKQVVSAATACIPFLENDDSNRALMGANMQRQAVPLMNPEAPIVGTGMEYVSGKDSGAAVICKHPGVVERVEAKNVWVRRYEEVDGQKVKGNLDKYSMLKFIRSNQGTCYNQRPIVSEGDEVVKGEILADGPSMEKGELALGRNVMVAFMTWDGYNYEDAIIMSERLVKDDVYTSIHIEEYESESRDTKLGPEEITRDIPNVGEDALRNLDERGIIRVGAEVKDGDLLVGKVTPKGVTELTAEERLLHAIFGEKAREVRDTSLRVPHGGEGIILDVKVFNREDGDELPPGVNQLVRVYIVQKRKISEGDKMAGRHGNKGVISRILPEEDMPYLPDGTPVDIMLNPLGVPSRMNIGQVLELHLGMAARKLGIHVASPVFDGAREEDVWSTLEEAGMARDAKTVLYDGRTGEPFDNRVSVGIMYMIKLAHMVDDKLHARSTGPYSLVTQQPLGGKAQFGGQRFGEMEVWALEAYGAAYTLQEILTVKSDDVVGRVKTYEAIVKGENVPEPGVPESFKVLIKELQSLGMDVKMLSSDEQEIEMRDLDDEDDSQQAEGLAVNDQPEPEPEAVELEKDTVVKE